In one Mustela lutreola isolate mMusLut2 chromosome 8, mMusLut2.pri, whole genome shotgun sequence genomic region, the following are encoded:
- the LOC131837973 gene encoding taste receptor type 2 member 46-like — protein MVTFLLNILEILIITEFVLGNFANSFIVVVNCIDWVKRQKMSSADQILTAPAISRIGLLCVMLINWYGTVFNPDLFRLEIRLLVHIAWTASNHFSVWLATCLSVFYLFKIANFSSFIFLRLKWRVKSVILVILLVSSFFLVFHVAVVSIYELTKEYEGNITRQSRLVNIARLSNMTIFTLANFVPFVISLTSFLLLIFSLWKHLKKMQSGGKRCQDPSTKVHIRAMQTVISFLLLLAGHFLTLIVTVWSSEWLPTKLFYVFCQTFGFVYPSSHSFILIWGNKKLKQVFLSILYQGKYWLKEQKLSTP, from the coding sequence ATGGTAACTTTTCTACTGAACATTTTAGAAATCCTCATAATAACAGAATTTGTTCTAGGAAATTTTGCCAATAGTTTCATAGTGGTGGTGAACTGCATTGACTGGGTCAAGAGACAAAAGATGTCCTCAGCTGATCAAATTCTCACTGCTCCGGCGATCTCCAGAATCGGTTTGCTCTGCGTAATGTTAATAAATTGGTATGGAACTGTGTTCAATCCAGATTTATTTAGATTGGAAATAAGACTTCTGGTTCATATTGCGTGGACCGCAAGCAATCATTTTAGTGTCTGGCTTGCTACTTGCCTCagtgtattttatttgttcaaaatagccaatttctctagctttatttttcttcgcCTCAAGTGGAGAGTTAAAAGTGTAATTCTTGTGATACTGTTGGTGTCTTCgttctttttggtttttcatGTTGCGGTGGTAAGCATATATGAGCTGACGAAGGAATATGAAGGAAACATCACTAGACAATCCAGATTGGTGAACATTGCACGCCTTTCAAATATGACTATATTCACGTTAGCAAACTTTGTGCCTTTTGTTATATCCCTGACATCTTTTCTGCTGTTAATCTTTTCCCTGTGGAAACATCTCAAGAAGATGCAATCTGGTGGTAAAAGATGCCAAGATCCCAGCACCAAGGTCCACATAAGAGCCATGCAGACTGTGATCTCCTTTCTCTTGCTATTAGCTGGTCACTTCCTGACTCTAATTGTCACTGTCTGGAGTTCTGAGTGGCTGCCGACCAAACTGTTCTACGTGTTTTGCCAAACTTTTGGATTTGTGTATCCTTCAAGCCACTCATTTATCCTGATCTGGGGAAACAAGAAGCTAAAACAGGTCTTTCTGTCTATTTTGTATCAGGGGAAGTACTGGCTGAAAGAACAGAAACTCTCAACTCCATAG